The Marinobacter bohaiensis genome segment GGTACGTTTCGTGACCGGTCACCTCAAGAACGACAGCTGCAACTTGCCATGGCGGGATTTCGTCCAGACCAATCAGACGCTGGTGTTCTACATGGGACTGGTGGGGCTGCCGATCATCACGCGTGAGCTCAAAGCGCACGGCATGGCGGGTACGACGCCGGTAGCCCTGGTGTCAAAAGGCACCACGCCCGAGCAGGCGGTGCTCACCGGCACGCTGGACACTATTTCTGAACGGGTGGAGGAGAGTACCGTCAGACCACCCACGCTGATCATCATTGGCGATGTGGTGCAGCTGCGTGATCGACTGAGCTGGATGGGCTAGCCGGATATCGGGCAAGCAGGACAAGTGAGGAGTGAGGCGGCCGGCCCCGTGAGGGACCGGCCGTTCTTCGTTTTACTGGGTGCGCTTGGGCAGCACGTCCTTGAGCTTGGCGTGCATGTCGCGCAGTGATTTTTCGGTGGTTTCCCAGTCGATGCAGGCGTCGGTAATGGAGACACCATACTTCAGGTCTTCCAGCTTTTCCGGAATCGACTGGCTGCCCCAGTTAAGGTGACTTTCCACCATCAGAGCCTGGATCGACTGGTTGCCTTCGATGATCTGGTGCGTCACATCCTGCATGACCAGCGGCTGGATGGCCGGATCCTTATTGGAGTTGGCGTGGCTGCAGTCGACCATTAGGGACTTGCGCAGGCCGGCTTTTTCCAGTTCCTGCTCACACAGGGCGACGTTGACCGAGTCGTAGTTGGGCTTGCCGCCACCACCGCGCAGCACCACGTGGCCATAGGCATTGCCCTTGGTGCGTACGATCGAGACCTTGCCTTGCTGGTCAATGCCCAGGAAGTTGTGCGGGTGGGAGACCGATTTCATGGCGTTGATCGCCACGTCCAGGCTGCCATCGGTGCCGTTCTTGAAGCCGATGGCCATGGAAAGGCCCGAGCTCATCTCACGGTGCGTCTGGGATTCGGTGGTGCGGGCGCCGATGGCGGACCAGGAAATGGTGTCCTGCAGGTACTGGGGTGAAATCGGATCCAGCGCCTCAGTCGCGGTCGGCAGACCCAGCTCGGCGATATCCAGCAGCAGACGGCGCCCGATATGCAGACCCTGCTCGATGTCGAAGGAGTCGTCCAGGTGCGGGTCGTTGATCAGACCTTTCCAGCCGATCGTGGTGCGGGGCTTCTCGAAATAGACCCGCATGACGATGTACAGGGTATCGCTCAACTCTTCGCTCAGGGTTTTGAGCTTTTCCGCGTACTCGCGGGCCGCCTTGACGTCATGGATCGAACAGGGGCCCACCACCACGAACAGGCGATGATCCTTGCGGTCCAGGATGTTGTTGATTGTAGCGCGACCGTTCGCCACGGTTTCCGCGGCGCGGTCGGACAGGGGCATTTCCTGTTTCAGCGCTTCGGGGGTAATCAACGGGTCGTTGCTGGCCACGTTGATGTTT includes the following:
- a CDS encoding 3-deoxy-7-phosphoheptulonate synthase, whose product is MSDKQIENINVASNDPLITPEALKQEMPLSDRAAETVANGRATINNILDRKDHRLFVVVGPCSIHDVKAAREYAEKLKTLSEELSDTLYIVMRVYFEKPRTTIGWKGLINDPHLDDSFDIEQGLHIGRRLLLDIAELGLPTATEALDPISPQYLQDTISWSAIGARTTESQTHREMSSGLSMAIGFKNGTDGSLDVAINAMKSVSHPHNFLGIDQQGKVSIVRTKGNAYGHVVLRGGGGKPNYDSVNVALCEQELEKAGLRKSLMVDCSHANSNKDPAIQPLVMQDVTHQIIEGNQSIQALMVESHLNWGSQSIPEKLEDLKYGVSITDACIDWETTEKSLRDMHAKLKDVLPKRTQ